In Callospermophilus lateralis isolate mCalLat2 chromosome 10, mCalLat2.hap1, whole genome shotgun sequence, a single genomic region encodes these proteins:
- the LOC143408385 gene encoding phospholipid scramblase 1-like produces the protein MPVPPPLNCPPGLEHLILIDQLLVQQQVEILEAITGFETNNRYEIKDRLKQTIYFAVEDNDCCTRNFCGYNRPFTIKILTLSGQEIIILKRPLRCNSCFFPCCLQKIEVQAPPGVPIGYVSQTWHPCFPKFSVQNENRKEVLKVIGPIMVCNCSANIDFEVKSLDKGTVVGKISKQWAGFIKELFTNSDNFGIQFPLDLDVKMKAVMLGACFLIDFMFFENAGLQRPKIGIW, from the exons ATGCCTGTGCCACCACCTCTGAACTGCCCACCTGGATTAGAACATTTAATTCTG ATAGATCAGTTACTGGTTCAGCAGCAAGTTGAAATTCTGGAAG CCATCACAGGTTTCGAAACTAATAACAGATATGAAATAAAGGACAGACTGAAACAGACAATCTACTTTGCCGTGGAAGATAACgattgctgcactcgcaatttctgTGGGTATAACAGGCCTTTTACCATAAAGATCCTTACTCTTTCAGGTCAAGAAATCATAATTCTGAAGAGACCACTACGATGTAATAGCTGTTTCTTCCCCTGCTGCCTGCAAAAG ATAGAAGTTCAAGCTCCTCCTGGTGTACCTATAGGTTATGTTTCTCAGACCTGGCACCCATGTTTTCCCAAGTTCAGTGTTCAAAATGAGAACAGAAAGGAAGTACTGAAAGTTATTGGTCCAATTATGGTGTGTAACTGCAGTGCCAATATTGATTTTGAG GTTAAATCTCTTGATAAAGGAACTGTGGTTGGCAAAATTTCCAAGCAGTGGGCTGGTTTTATCAAAGAACTTTTTACAAACAGTGATAACTTTGGGATCCAGTTTCCTTTAGACCTCGATGTGAAAATGAAGGCTGTGATGCTTGGGGCCTGCTTCCTCATT gACTTCATGTTTTTTGAAAATGCTGGATTACAGAGACCGAAAATAGGAATATGGTAG